A single region of the Phalacrocorax carbo chromosome 4, bPhaCar2.1, whole genome shotgun sequence genome encodes:
- the TIFA gene encoding TRAF-interacting protein with FHA domain-containing protein A, whose product MTSFEEAETEETVTCLHMTFYHPCREKMMFRCLNFCKREQVRADEMAKFGRDSNVCRYNLMDTRVSRIQFSLQFYRKLNSSEFCFEIKNMSKKTKLTVDQTELGYLNKIDLPWKCIICFGDYQILAEVQEGESVDYFETHLHLAEAPILQERCLPSLQPIPENSISSSLFPSQEKSPIEIDENESC is encoded by the coding sequence ATGACCTCTTTTGAAGAAGctgaaactgaagaaacagtAACGTGTCTCCACATGACTTTTTATCATCCTTGCCGAGAGAAGATGATGTTTCGTTGCTTGAATTTCTGTAAGCGAGAACAGGTCAGGGCAGATGAAATGGCCAAGTTTGGCCGCGATTCTAATGTCTGCCGTTATAACTTAATGGATACTCGTGTTTCTCGGATTCAGTTTTCACTGCAGTTTTACAGAAAACTGAACAGCTCAGAATTCTGTTTTGAGATAAAGAACAtgagcaagaaaacaaaactgaccGTGGACCAAACAGAACTGGGTTACTTAAACAAAATTGACCTGCCATGGAAGTGCATAATTTGTTTTGGGGACTACCAGATTTTAGCAGAGGTTCAAGAAGGGGAGTCTGTGGATTATTTTGAGACTCACTTACACTTGGCTGAAGCACCAATCTTACAAGAAAGATGCCTGCCATCACTCCAACCTATACCTGAGAAtagcatttcttcttccttatttCCTTCCCAAGAAAAAAGCCCCATAGAGATTGATGAAAACGAGTCATGCTAG